The DNA sequence ggaggagagggagagggaggagTGATggagggtgggtggggggttgttGGGTAGTGAGAGAGCGAGAACGTTCCTCGGATCCTTATATAGAACTGTTTTCACATGGGGTCAATAAATCGTGATGACCCCGCAGAGAGGGGGAAAGAAGGCAACGGGTTACGTAACAGATCGTTGGCGCACGGCCTCCGCGTCGCCTAGTTTCCGTCTGCTCACCCTTGACCCGAGCAAAGCGCCGGAGGAAATGGAGCAATTCGCGCACAATAAGCGAGGTGGAGTCCAAAATCTGCAAGTATCATACATTCAAGCCTCTTGGCCATTTCCTCTCCTCATGCAGCGGGTCTACTACCTCTCCCTGGAGTTCTACATGGGGCGGACCCTGCAGAATGCCATGGTCAACCTGGCGTTGGAGAACGCTTGCGACGAGGCCACGTACCAGGTGAGGCCcgcgacggggggggggggggtacgggggtggggggtggggggtgcgcCGGCTGACTAACCACGTTCTCACTTGTCCCCGCCGTGCCGTTTTGCAGCTGGGCCTCGACATGGAGGAGCTGCAGGACATCGAGGAAGACGCGGGCCTGGGCAACGGCGGTCTGGGTCGCCTGGCCGGTGAGCTCCCGCCCGGGTCCTCTACCCGCCCGTGTTCGGAGAACTTCTTGTTGAACCTCCGCCGTTTGTCCTCAGCTTGTTTCCTGGACTCCATGGCCTCGCTGGGCCTGGCCGCTTACGGATACGGCATCCGCTACGAGTTTGGCATATTCAATCAGAAAATCGTCGACGGCCGGCAGGTATGAAGACGTTTTCCACAGGTTCCTCAGAATATTGGGGAATAAGTAAATACAGTCGTAATTACGAATACGCACGACGTCATAAATGTAAATCTCGTCATCGTGCCCATTTGAAAGAAATCaacaaaattgtgttttggACAGGTGGAGGAAGCCGACGACTGGCTCCGTTACGGGAATCCGTGGGAGAAGGCCCGGCCCGAGTACATGCGCCCGGTCCACTTCTACGGACGGGTGGAACACGCGGCCGACGGAGTGAAATGGGTCGACACGCAGGCGAGTGCCGCAAGCCAGCCTCGAGCGCCAACGATAATTCCGCGTCAGCTGACCGATCGGAACGCGCGtgctttattattttatgtatttattttttcatcaagGTGGTGCTGGCCCTTCCTTATGACACTCCAGTACCCGGCTACCGAAACAACATCGTCAACACCATGAGGCTGTGGTCCGCCAAGGCGCCGTGTGACTTCAACCTCCAAGACTGTGAGTACCACGCTGTCGCTCAGCCATCACGTGGGTTGAAATCAGTGAATCGAGTGAAGTTTTGTCATCGCcgtgcttcccccccccccacccagtTAACGTCGGTGGCTACATCGAAGCGGTGCTCGATAGGAACCTGGCGGAGAACATCTCCAGGGTTCTTTACCCTAACGACAACGTGAGTCCATTTCTCTGTAAAATTCAAtctgaaaatgaaatgttggtaccgttTCATCTCTGTTCCTCTCAATGTGCCAACTCTTTTGGCCCGTTTAGTTCTTTGAGGGGAAGGAGCTGCGTCTGAAGCAGGAGTACTTCGTTGTGGCCGCCACACTCCAGGACATCGTCCGTCGATTCAAAGCGTCCAAGTTCGGCTCCACCGAGTTTGTGCGCTCGGATCTGTCCGCGCTGCCCGGCAAGGTCCGTACAGTCAAAGCGGACCCGAGTCGTATACGACGACTGTTCGGCAACTGCCGCGGTCTTtttcaaaaattttttttgaatgatcGTCGGACAGGTAGCCATCCAGCTGAACGACACCCATCCCGCTTTAGCCATCCCCGAGCTGATGAGGATCCTTGTGGACATTGAAAAGCTCCCGTGGGAGAAGGTTTGTAAAGCCGGGCTGTTTGATTGTACTTCATCTTGTGAGCCAGCAAGCTTATATGTGATGTTTCCCCCCAGGCCTGGGACATCGTGGTGCGTACTTGTGCCTACACCAACCACACCGTGCTACCCGAGGCCCTGGAGCGCTGGCCCGTGGATCTCTTCCAAAACCTGCTGCCTCGTCACCTGGAGATCATCTACGAGATCAACAGGAGGCATCTGGAGGTAATCGTCTGATGTTCTGGCCGCCTTTCTCCCGCATCGTCCCGCCGCTTTTAAGTCGCGATCGCGGTGGGACTTTCCAGCACGTCGGAAAGCTGTACCCTGACGACGGCGACCGCGTACGCCGCATGTCCCTCATCGAGGAGGGCGACGTCAAGAAGATCAACATGGCTCACCTGTGCATCGTGGGCTCGCACGCCGTCAACGGCGTGGCTCGCATCCACTCCGAAATCATCAAAGACACGGTGTAAGCCAGACGCTCCGCCCTCTCCGGCTCGCGTGCACGATCGCTCACCGCTGCCGTGACTCTCTTCTAGTTTCAAAGACTTTTACGACACGGATCCTCACAAGTTTCAGAACAAAACCAACGGCATCACACCGAGGCGCTGGCTTCTCATGTGCAACCCGGGACTGGCTGACGTCATCGCCGAGGTTTGTTGTGCCTCAAAGGAACAGACACAAATACACTGCAAAAACCTGGTTCAAATGAGGAACACGCTACTTAATTTAAGACAAATCATCTTCCAATCGAACAGGAAAATTTTACTGGGCGAGCTTAGCTTACTCATTATCATAACCAGTCATGAAATATCAAGTTATGATACCAAAACAAATGTGCTCTTCTGCGCTATAACGAGACCActgtaatttcccgtgtataatgcgcacccatgtataatacgcacccccaaagttgacctcaaaattctggaaaacccttctacctatgtataatgcatttttacaatgcatgattttgcatccacccatatgatcaaaacgaagtactatctgtattttgttcgttttttttttctccaaagaattattctgaagtttggcactttatttgaacatgtaatcctttttttaatttacttgctcttatttgaaaattcacagccctacttttatttaataaattagaaaacacacagttgtgctcatatgtttgattacccaggcagaatttgtaagatgggtacaattctttcaagaaaacacgaaggaccaggggaaacacatttcattttattttagtgggattcaaattaaacggtcaagcatttcagaaaagcattatcattaaataaaacaaaagaaatgaatgatggttgctgttcagtcatatttaacaaaacaaaacaatatttcacaaattctgccaattCTGTCATACGTttccctgtcatattggaatgaaagtgtaggcaaacacttttttttataaccactaggtggcggtggcattttggaatgaacgtgtacagctttttcataaccacaagatggcggcatacatttataaaatgtgaatttcgcCCCCCCCCTTTaaccctatacccatgtataatgtgcactattgacgtTTGACAATTCTTTTTGAGGCGGGGGGgggatgtgcattatacacgagaaattacggtatataaaaataaaaaaatacaacttttttttttctttcggtAGTTTGAAAATACACCTCCCAAACTTTGTAAGACACACCTTTTCAACACATTGTAAccatatttgaataaaatggtaaaataagaaaaaaaaggatgttgGAGGTTTTAGAAGCGGAGGCGACCAGAAACGAGAAGAAGGTGCGTGCCTCGGAATTTCATATGCAGGAAAACCCCCGGCATTTCGGGATCTTTTCAGCAGCTTCTCATCTGCAGAGAATTGGCGACGACTACATCCGCAACTTGGACCAGCTGAAGGGGCTCCTGGAGTTCGTGGACGACGACGCCTTCATCCGAGACGTTGCCAAAGTCAAACAGGTAAGATCGCAAACGGCGCAACGCTTATTGACGTCCTTCTTTGTATTGAACCTCTGGACCGCAGGAGAACAAGATGAAGTTCGCCGCCCATCTGGAGGAGCACTACGGCGTGAAGATCAACCCCGGCTCCATGTTCGACGTGCAGGTGAAGAGGATCCACGAGTACAAGAGGCAGCTGCTCAACTGCCTGCACATCATCACGCTCTACAACCGTGGGTGCTTCCTTCAACGAGAACCGAAAGGGgcgaaaaaacaacaacatgaagccctctgtttgtttttaaaatgtaggcATCAGGAAGGAGCCCAACAAGGCGTGGACCCCGAGGACCGTCATGATCGGAGGAAAGGTGACTCGCGGCGCTTTCAAACACGACGCATGTGAAGATATTAATCACCACAGGTGGCAAAAGCGCTTCAACTTTGTACTTGAGTAGACACACAGATACTCGTgtgtcaagggaaaaaaaaaaccaccctaattttgtgttttctttttttttttaaatctgagatggggattttttttgacAGCAGAAGCAATTCAAACATTCATAATTAAACAATTGTGAATTCCAGCCAGTGCTGATCACAGTATTTCCCCAAAACTGTCCAGGCGGCCCCGGGTTACCACACAGCCAAGCTGATCATCCAGCTAATCACATCCATCGGCAACGTCGTCAATAACGACCCGGTGGTGGGCGATCGTCTGAAGGTCATCTTCCTGGAGAACTATCGAGTCACTCTGGCAGAGAAaggtcattttgtttttcctccccccGGCCTTTGCGCCGAAGCGTTGACGTTGTGATCCTTCTCGTATCCGCAGTCATCCCTGCGTCGGATCTGTCCGAGCAGATCTCCACCGCCGGCACAGAGGCGTCGGGCACGGGCAACATGAAGTTCATGCTGAACGGCGCCCTAACCATCGGCACCATGGACGGCGCCAACGTGGAGATGGCGGAGGAGGCCGGAGAGGAGAACCTCTTCATCTTCGGCATGAGGGTGAAGGACGTGGAGGCTCTGGACAAAACGGGGTGAGGGGTTACTGACTGACTTCCTTCATTTAAGTTTGACATTAATATCACAATGCGACTTTATCCTTAtcacaaattattttcttgaaaaaattatGACTTGGAAAAAGAGGACTTTGTCAGaagataaagatttttttttttaaaaattcagacaaaatccatctttattcttgtgaagactccattttttttctcaagaaatATGACACAATAGTATAATATGCTGACTTCGGATTATGAGTGGCCTCATCACAGAAACTTGACATTTGTGCTGTGATGATAGTCAtcccctgacttaaacccaattgagaacCTATCGAGTGTCCTAAATTGGAAGCAAGAATAATGGTGTTCGGTAGTACAGTATTCCATCTAATGGCAACTCTGGCTGGCAATTCGCTCAAATGAGTTACAAGCTATCCGTGGACTTGACTTAAATTGGTCTCAAAGAAGGGCCTCCTACGTGAACGTCACTCGATCTTTTGCCAGGTACGACGCGTTGGCGTACTACAATCGCATCCCCGAGTTGAAACAGGCCGTATCTCAGATCGCGGCAGGCCTGTTCAGCCCAAACCAGGTGGACCTCTTCAAGGATCTCGTCAACATGTTGATGCATCACGACAGGTCCGGGCCAAACCCCccgctttccccccccccccagattttCGATATATGGCAGATCATCTCACCcgaggtgtatttttttatttttttattttattttttgtgtgtaccgCAGGTTCAAGGTGTTCGCTGACTATGAGGATTACATCAATTGCCAGGAGAGAGTGAGCGCCCTCTACAAGGTCAGTTGCGAAACCCGCCTGTCGGGCCACCCGTTCCGATTCCAATTGGTAAATAAATTATCACTACATTCATgataaatataacaaagacaattatttttttcatcctattaaaaaaaacatttgcattaagAATTAGTGTTAATTATGCagcaacaaagacaaaatacatttgtttcagtaaaatgtttacatttatctAATTACATAATGTTAATTTGATTAttgtaaatagaaataaattattttttaaattttttttttttacagatgcaTTTaagatttttgaaaataaataattggttaattaatcaAAAAAAGAATTATACAATCTCAAATATAGCGCGAATTCATGATTAAACTTTTGCAGATTCTGCGtacattatgattatttttttaatctcgaCGATAAATGACCTGGCTCGATCTTTGTGGTTTAAAAAGCTAAAGTGAGCACCAAACTTTGTAGCCAACATAAGATAAAGATAGACAATGTCgtctattttctatagcgcttgtccacATTACTGCTGCAGGTGAGTGGGACTAATTTAACATCCTTACGCGAATGTGCGTTTCCAGTGAACAGCAAAGCCTTTATTTACATATTCATGAATGAATTATTGTAAATTGACCCGCATGTGTGTATGACCAGAACCCTAAAGAGTGGACAAAGATGGTGATCCGCAACATCGCCGCGTCGGGCAAATTCTCCAGCGACCGCACCATCTCCCAGTACGCCAGGGAGATCTGGGGCATGGAGCCCAGTTTGGAGAAGATCGCCGCGCCCGACGACCCCCGCTAAAGTGCACATAGAGCCCCGCCCCCCAGCCTACCATGTAACCTCTCACTGTTGCAGCTCCTTCAATATCTTCATCCTACATTGAAAGAGAAGTTAATCAGTATTCATTTTAACTAACTCCTACTTAAATGTCAACTGGGACCACGCACACGCTCACCCAGCCCgaaagcctttaaaaaaaacactccaaaacGCCGGAACCTTCTCCACTGTGATGGCAAGTCTTCCATGGAGGCATGCTTCCATTCGTTGTCTCGTTCTCCTGCACGTTGCTGTCCGTCCTACTCTGCTCCGTTAGATAACCACAAAAAGAAATGCCGAAGTGACTCCATTCCAGATGTGTAACTTTTTCTTTGTACTCACGTGTATGTAAACAAACTGTGGAAAACAATTGAGCTCCATGCACTGTAACGGCTCGCACTTCCACTTAGGTGACCGAAGCGTCCATTTTCAATGTATGTCCGTGTTTGTCTTTGTCAATAAATGGCAAAAGTAGTCCAcagctatgtgtgtgtgttctgttttGATAATTGGGCCGGTATACAGTGGGGGAAAATCATGATTTTGATCCCTTGCTGAATTTAGAAATGAACTATGAGTAGGCAGCACGTCATTTTATCACTGGCCAGCTGTGTGTGTGGCACGTGGGCACCGGCCAATCTGCGAGCATAAACAACCATTAAAATTACACAGTAAATGAGCAAGCTCGCAAATCGTTCCTTTCCATCAAATTGGGGAGTCGCCATTTGCCCCTCCCGCTCCCTCTGTGATTGACACTTGTCGATCAGTCCGAGACCCCTCCCACCCCCCGTTGCCCATCATACTGGAGCGAGTGCCCCCTCCCAGCCTCCTTCCATTTCAGGTCTCACCTGTTGTGTCGCCTCCTCACACACGGATATGGACTGCGCTGCTTACggtaagtttttctttttttggtcgtAATTTGTTGGGTCTTTTTCCTGGATGCAAAAGTGGGCAAATAATTGTGATCAGGTCTCCTGTTCTATAATTTAAGAGGTGCATTTAATGTGTGTTTGTACGGTGGTTATAGGTTTCTAGatgttgttatttgtttttgattcAATGTATTTGTGTAACAGAAATGGACCCCCTGGAGGTCCCCCCGCTCACCCCGACCAGCAAAGAGGTTCTCTGCGAGGCTCTGCGAGCCAGTTTCTCCGGTTTCACCCAGGAGAGGCTCAGGCATTGCTTCCCGCGAGGTGAAACATTTAATCATCACCGTGCGGACTCGCTGTGGAGATTCACTGAGATTTGTGGGACCCCCTTTTCCCGTAACCCCGCGCCCCAGATCCCACTTTGTGGTCCGAGTGGGAGGTGAACCACTGGCTGGACTGGTGCCGGGCCGAGTTCGGGTTGCACTCGTTGGGTTCAGACCTGAGGGGCCTGCTGGGTCAAGAGCTGTGCCGACTGGaccgcgtggcttttctgggCCTCGTGTACGACCGCACCGCCGGAGAGATCCTGTGGGAACACCTGGAGATCATGAGACGgggtaaaaaatgtgaaatctaGAATAAGTTGCACCCGGACATTCTATCCATCGCTGCTAAATGTCGTATGCACAGAAAATGATGGTGACTGCGATGGTGCACTACCATTGTGCACCGTGTCATCTCCCTGCCAGCCATCAAGTAGTCGAGGTACGCTCCCGAGCTTCTTTTCTATCGCTTTATAGTTCTCAATATCGCTGATGCCAGACTGAAATGCTGCTGAActaactgaattgttgagatatcgAAATGAATTGGTCCAATGTCTTCATAAATATGGGAATATTCGCATGGAAAATATGGAATTAAGTGAAAattgggatttatttttttttctccccccccccaagtttaCAAATACTGTAGTAGCCTGAATGAACTGCACATTTTGGTGTTGGAATGTTtggaatcggttgagaaatttGCAAAGATGGGTATTTGGAAATGGAAAATATGGCATTCTGAGGAATAGGGGAATTTCAGAATGTGTAAAATCGTTCCCTCGGTGTACCGAATGAGCTGaagattttgaagttggaatgtcgagaaatgtggaaggatcgTAATATGTGAGCATCCGTAAAATAGCCACTGCTATGGGTACACAGAAAATGTTaagacctcaaccctattgagaatCTGTGGAGCATGCATACGAAGAAGCTCTATGAGCGTTATTGGCAGCATAGCTCCAAACTCAAGAACAAAATAACTGCAACACGGCGTCGTCGCGTCGTGCTTCCAGAGACCGACTCCCAAGCTGAGCTATCTGGCGGTGGCTCTCTGATGTGGGTGGGGGGCGTCCACCACTTGGAGGGCATCGTGGACGAGGGCCGTCGCGGGGACGGCTTCACTTCAGCGCAACCCTACAAAAGCTTCAAGGAGTACGTGGGCAGCAAGGCAGATGCGGGCTCGGCTGTAATCCCGGCAGCCGTCCTCGCCGGTTACACTGGTGAGTCATagcgcgtttgtgtgtgcgcacgcgagGATGACAACGGATTTTTAGTTTGCTTTGTGTCAACAGGAACTGGTCCCATCCAGCTGTGGCAGTTTTTACTGGAGCTGCTGACCGACCCTAGCTGCCGGTCGTGCATCAGCTGGACCGGAGACGGCTGGGAGTTCAAGCTGACCGACCCAGATGAGGTAGAATTGGGGATGAACGACCAGGGTTTACCCTTAAACCGTGACAACATTTCAAACGGTTAGCGTTACCGTTGAGAACCTTGAATCGCTGCTAATGTCGTATTTAGTGTTTGTGTAATTAGTGACAGAGTGTTGCCAACTCTGGCGACAAAACCTTTTCTGGTTTTACTGGAGACTTTTGAGGGCTGTGACAGAACCGGAGCTGTTCACTTCAGGTTTCACGCCCGTGTCCAGGTGGCGCTGCTGTGGGGTCGCCGGAAGCACAAGCCCAAGATGAACTACGAGAAGCTGAGCCGCGGTCTGCGCTACTACTACGACAAGAACATCATCCGCAAGACGGTGGGGAAGCGCTACGTTTACCGCTTTGTCTGCAATCTGCAAGGGCTACTGGGATACGAGCCCGGCGAGCTGCACGCCATGTTGGACATCGGGGCCGCCAACTAAGaagtgagggggggaaaaaaaaaatgacagcacaAAGAAGTGCGTCGGTGCCGATATTTAACTGGGCACAGCATGACAATCACTGTGAATATGGGGGGCACGATACCGAGGGGAATCCATCCGACGAAATCCTTCTGGTGTAAAATTAAGGGGATGAAGTGTTCTGCAGAGCTCAGCTGCTAGCTGGACTAATTGAACATATATTCACACTTTCTTCCATTAACTGCTCCAAAGCCTTCAAGTGTGTGAAACAGACGGGTCAAGCCGTCGAATGGAGCATCTGTGGTTCGAGTATATGTGTGTTTGCGCAGCCTCTCATGTAATCCAGCAGCGGGTATTCTCCTCCTGTGGATTTCCTAATGATCTTTTCCAAAATGGTGctttttgtggcatttaaaactcattcactgccagccttcccagttaacatggatatttgacatcTAAAGCCgttaatggcagtgaatgtgttttaatgcaACCAAGCGCACCATTCGCcgtgtgattattattattttttttggaggtgATATGTTTTTGCGTTAAAGGGCCTCCTTCAGACAGCTCGACTtcaagtcaggggtgtcaaacttatgAACACCTTTGGCCACATCGCATGCAAGGTTGTAACGGTGAAGCCACATCATTGTCTCATCTCCAGCGGTGTGAGGGTACGCCAAAAATCACGGTTTGGTACGTATCTTGGTTTTAGGTTCATAGGTAAGTGCACGTTGGGTACAGTAAGGGCACAAAACGCAAAAGACacggcttttttttcttcccgtaAACGGGAAtaaatttaatgacatttaaattacATCAACGgttaaatcttttctttttaggaaacagCAAGATCAGTAGTTTGTCCTCTTTTGGGAACGTGAAACATCAACAGTTTGTCTTGGATTCAGCAAAGTGCAACAACAGTAGTTGGTTCTCTCTTTAGGAAAGAGCAACAGCAACAGTTTCTATTCGTTTTAGTGTGTCATTGTGTGGTAGAAATTATTATGCTACAAAAACACTAATAGTAACATTTGTTATTCGTTTGGCTCTATGTGAGGAACCTGGGAGAGGATGTTTCAATGCTTTTTGAAGCTGTGTTTTGTTGCACTGTTTGTTTACAGACTAGGTGTTTGGCTCGAGCACCTcccttttttttcatgctgGTAAACTAGCTTTGAGCAGAAGTCAAGAAGAAAAAGCACacggccagatctggcccgcaggACCGCGGGTTTGACACCCGTGCTTTAAGTGACATTATACGTATAGAATGCCAGATTTCTAGCATGAAATCAGAAGCTGATTAAATTTTACAAGTCAGTGAACAAGGTGTTACACAgccagtgagtgtgtgtggatTACTTCCGCCACTTTCCCTaatggaagggggggggggtcctttgTCCTCATAACCAAGTGTGaagtgtgtgtctatatataaaaaaacaaaacaaaaaaaaaacagtccaatATTTGGCATCGGTGTCAACAGAAGCTGACCAATCCTGTGCACGAACGCCCCCGGGGTGAAAAGAAATCACGTAAAACGAAGATAACAGTGTCTCACTGTTCACTGAACGGTGCCCTCACGGTTCAGGTGTCCACCGAAAAGCCCGTAAATAAATCGCTCTTGCGTACATTGCATTGTCTATTGATTTGAGAATGAATGTTTACTGACGGGGATTTGTCAtacaaaatgcaaatgaaatgGATTTCTTCAGGGAAAACGGCCACCCTCGCGCATTCATATGCTGACGTGCTCAGTCGCACACTTGCTGGTGCTCAACTCTCTCTCACATGCACGCACGGTTTATTGACATTGTCACATCATATTTacaattcaaaaatgttttgctttactCAAGTTTACACACATTGGGTAAAGGAAATACatatttgcaagaaaaagtatgtaaacCCTTCATTAATATTTCCTGTAGTTGGAGAGTGGACTTGCACTCCGGTCGAGGTCAGGATTCTGACAATTGTTTGTCAGACAATCTTATGTTCTTCTGCAAAATGTCTTCATAAACTTGGGAATGTGTTTTTGCATCGAGGCCCTTTGGTAGAAAAGCATTCCCAAAGTATGttgtgcttccccccccccccctcatccaCACAGCATTTGTATGCCttagaaaaaatattcaaaactttagtttcatctgtccacacaattcttttttttaaacagtggctTCCTATTTGTCCTCAAATGACATCAAttcttatttaatgttttaccaCATAGATTTGTCAGCTTCTTCTGCCAGAAAAGTGTCTTTTTGCCAACACTCTAGGATTCTTTTTCACCTCAGTGAGCATTCTGCGTCGTGCTCCAGCGGCCTTCTTTTTCAGGCCGGCCGCTTCTCGGGAGAGTAGCAACAGTGGTGAACTTTCTCCATTAACAGACAATCCGGTTTACCGTGTGATGACCATCAAAGcttttagagatacttttgtGACCCTTTCCACAAGTGTATTGGAGTTGGgagtttaaaggggacatagtTGTACGTCACTGTTTTGCTATGCACTCAAATGGGGCCATATTCTTGGCTACATAATATGCACAAGAGACAGCGGTAATGTCATCAGTGCCTCCTCAGATCGCCAtcttgtcccctttcaaaacaCAGCCTGCTACTGTGTACGCTATCAAATAAAAGACAAACTATACATGTTGTTGTTTCAAAACTGCAACACAGGCAGCTGTCAGTTTTATTGCCAGCAGcattttcaaatgcatttataCAATCTTCATGGGATGGGAACTGTAACGACACTTGCTTGCTTCTTGTTATGTTTTACCACACAATACGATGGCGGCAATGTCATTTAGACTTTTGTTTCTCCCACTGTTCCGGTGTGAGAGTCTTCTGTTCCAAGGCGTGGATGTCTTTCAGCTCCTCCGCTAAGCAGGTGTTCACCAtcctgacaatgacataaatCGTGACTCACACCGTGTCATGCATGGTGagcatttttcaccattttgacaGGTGACGCAGCCAGCTACTTTGGGCGattgttggcagccaatcgcagttcaatggacaattttgagtgaAGTTTATCACGGATTGTAAAATTGCATGATGTGATTTTTCGTGTCCACTGTGTAGGCCTACCTGTGTCTCTGTAAGAGGGGCTTGCCCTCAAACTGGGACGACACCACGAGCACTTTAAAGCTCGTCGCACATCTGCTGGGCGACATATCCTCCACGTCCTGCAGAACACAGTCACAGACACGCACATGTGGATGATGCATCATACTGGTTTAGGCTGCAAGTTTTCCAAAGTCAATGATCATTGCAAACAGAAACGTACGACGTGCTCCGCCGCAAGCTCCGCTCTGAGTTTA is a window from the Phycodurus eques isolate BA_2022a chromosome 23, UOR_Pequ_1.1, whole genome shotgun sequence genome containing:
- the LOC133397938 gene encoding glycogen phosphorylase, muscle form-like produces the protein MSKPLTDQEKRKQISVRGLAGVENVADLKLNFNRHLHFTLAKDRNVATKRDYYFALANTVRDHLVGRWIRTQQHYYETDPKRVYYLSLEFYMGRTLQNAMVNLALENACDEATYQLGLDMEELQDIEEDAGLGNGGLGRLAACFLDSMASLGLAAYGYGIRYEFGIFNQKIVDGRQVEEADDWLRYGNPWEKARPEYMRPVHFYGRVEHAADGVKWVDTQVVLALPYDTPVPGYRNNIVNTMRLWSAKAPCDFNLQDFNVGGYIEAVLDRNLAENISRVLYPNDNFFEGKELRLKQEYFVVAATLQDIVRRFKASKFGSTEFVRSDLSALPGKVAIQLNDTHPALAIPELMRILVDIEKLPWEKAWDIVVRTCAYTNHTVLPEALERWPVDLFQNLLPRHLEIIYEINRRHLEHVGKLYPDDGDRVRRMSLIEEGDVKKINMAHLCIVGSHAVNGVARIHSEIIKDTVFKDFYDTDPHKFQNKTNGITPRRWLLMCNPGLADVIAERIGDDYIRNLDQLKGLLEFVDDDAFIRDVAKVKQENKMKFAAHLEEHYGVKINPGSMFDVQVKRIHEYKRQLLNCLHIITLYNRIRKEPNKAWTPRTVMIGGKAAPGYHTAKLIIQLITSIGNVVNNDPVVGDRLKVIFLENYRVTLAEKVIPASDLSEQISTAGTEASGTGNMKFMLNGALTIGTMDGANVEMAEEAGEENLFIFGMRVKDVEALDKTGYDALAYYNRIPELKQAVSQIAAGLFSPNQVDLFKDLVNMLMHHDRFKVFADYEDYINCQERVSALYKNPKEWTKMVIRNIAASGKFSSDRTISQYAREIWGMEPSLEKIAAPDDPR
- the zgc:112271 gene encoding bolA-like protein 2, encoding MAITTDHIRAKLRAELAAEHVDVEDMSPSRCATSFKVLVVSSQFEGKPLLQRHRMVNTCLAEELKDIHALEQKTLTPEQWEKQKSK
- the LOC133398094 gene encoding protein C-ets-1-like, with amino-acid sequence MDCAAYEMDPLEVPPLTPTSKEVLCEALRASFSGFTQERLRHCFPRDPTLWSEWEVNHWLDWCRAEFGLHSLGSDLRGLLGQELCRLDRVAFLGLVYDRTAGEILWEHLEIMRRETDSQAELSGGGSLMWVGGVHHLEGIVDEGRRGDGFTSAQPYKSFKEYVGSKADAGSAVIPAAVLAGYTGTGPIQLWQFLLELLTDPSCRSCISWTGDGWEFKLTDPDEVALLWGRRKHKPKMNYEKLSRGLRYYYDKNIIRKTVGKRYVYRFVCNLQGLLGYEPGELHAMLDIGAAN